A portion of the Scleropages formosus chromosome 15, fSclFor1.1, whole genome shotgun sequence genome contains these proteins:
- the bag5 gene encoding BAG family molecular chaperone regulator 5 isoform X2 yields the protein MAVRWLCSLFGKPFDGGKRMEVNNQHPSMARLLELQNQVSSLGQQVCAFSGLQSDREYRRLERELSRLQVEVDQVETEGRAQLQQARKRAAQEVEGLLRLLEENATHPSRLAIEELSQEAQRLVDEGVVAPQRAGAAEISDELVDALQELVLRLTQVKTGGRVSLRKARYRALTRLCAVQEVVEGRTRQQTLPLSEDTHAAVQHINQVMVQVSNARSQLVALLMGLSGRDSCAHLSRVLTEMLVELDALDVSDNAAVRNYRKQVVEEINGLLKHLDLEGEGDDTHRYDLAQNDSIRQIEAVRGRVFQLQAEVLRQSQTGELAFRPKAELQGLLTHLDEVDTARNPCIREARRRAVLEVQAVITFLDLWEALARRLPGSEEHPSHRAVWQVLASLSELQAQVLGFDGKRADKSYMMLEELLTKQLLTLDAVDTQGDESTKVARKQAVKIAQNILSYLDMKTDEWEY from the exons ATGGCCGTTCGCTGGTTATGCAG CCTCTTCGGGAAGCCCTTTGACGGTGGCAAGAGGATGGAAGTGAACAACCAGCACCCTTCCATGGCACGTCTCCTCGAGCTGCAGAACCAGGTGTCCTCGCTGGGCCAGCAGGTGTGCGCCTTCAGCGGGCTGCAGAGTGACCGCGAGTATCGGCGCCTGGAGCGCGAGCTGAGCCgcctacaggtggaggtggaccAGGTGGAGACGGAGGGCCGTGCCCAGCTGCAGCAGGCGCGTAAGCGGGCGGCCCAGGAGGTCGAGGGGCTGCTGCGGCTCCTGGAAGAGAACGCAACGCACCCTTCGCGTCTGGCCATCGAGGAGCTGAGTCAGGAGGCCCAGCGGCTGGTGGACGAGGGCGTGGTGGCGCCCCAGCGGGCCGGCGCCGCCGAGATCAGCGACGAGCTCGTGGACGCCCTCCAGGAGCTCGTGCTGCGGCTCACCCAGGTGAAGACGGGGGGCCGCGTGTCCCTGCGCAAGGCCCGTTACCGGGCGCTGACCCGCCTCTGCGCCGTACAGGAGGTGGTGGAAGGCCGCACGCGCCAGCAGACGCTGCCTCTATCGGAGGACACCCACGCCGCCGTGCAGCACATCAACCAGGTGATGGTGCAGGTGAGCAACGCCCGCAGCCAGTTGGTGGCGCTGCTCATGGGCCTCAGCGGGCGCGACAGCTGCGCCCACCTGTCCCGCGTCCTCACCGAGATGCTGGTGGAGCTGGACGCCCTGGATGTTTCGGACAACGCGGCAGTGCGCAACTACCGCAAGCAGGTCGTGGAGGAGATCAACGGGCTGCTCAAGCACCTGGACCTGGAGGGCGAAGGGGATGACACGCACAG GTACGACCTGGCTCAGAACGACTCCATCCGGCAGATCGAGGCCGTGCGAGGCCGTGTCTTCCAGCTGCAGGCCGAGGTGCTGAGGCAGAGCCAGACCGGCGAGCTCGCTTTCCGGCCCAAGGCGGAGCTGCAGGGCCTCCTCACCCACCTGGACGAGGTGGACACCGCTCGCAACCCCTGCATCCGCGAGGCTCGCCGGCGCGCCGTCCTCGAGGTACAGGCCGTCATCACGTTCCTGGACCTGTGGGAGGCGCTGGCGAGGCGGCTGCCCGGCTCCGAGGAGCACCCCTCGCACCGGGCCGTGTGGCAGGTGCTGGCCAGCCTGTCGGAGCTGCAGGCCCAGGTGCTGGGCTTTGATGGCAAGCGGGCCGACAAGAGCTACATGATGTTGGAGGAGCTGCTCACTAAACAGCTGCTGACCCTGGACGCTGTGGACACCCAGGGCGACGAAAGCACCAAAGTGGCCCGCAAGCAGGCGGTCAAGATCGCCCAGAACATCCTCAGTTATCTTGACATGAAAACAGATGAGTGGGAGTACTGA
- the bag5 gene encoding BAG family molecular chaperone regulator 5 isoform X1, protein MCASVFGVLRSLFGKPFDGGKRMEVNNQHPSMARLLELQNQVSSLGQQVCAFSGLQSDREYRRLERELSRLQVEVDQVETEGRAQLQQARKRAAQEVEGLLRLLEENATHPSRLAIEELSQEAQRLVDEGVVAPQRAGAAEISDELVDALQELVLRLTQVKTGGRVSLRKARYRALTRLCAVQEVVEGRTRQQTLPLSEDTHAAVQHINQVMVQVSNARSQLVALLMGLSGRDSCAHLSRVLTEMLVELDALDVSDNAAVRNYRKQVVEEINGLLKHLDLEGEGDDTHRYDLAQNDSIRQIEAVRGRVFQLQAEVLRQSQTGELAFRPKAELQGLLTHLDEVDTARNPCIREARRRAVLEVQAVITFLDLWEALARRLPGSEEHPSHRAVWQVLASLSELQAQVLGFDGKRADKSYMMLEELLTKQLLTLDAVDTQGDESTKVARKQAVKIAQNILSYLDMKTDEWEY, encoded by the exons ATGTGCGCGAGCGTGTTCGGCGTGCTGAGAAG CCTCTTCGGGAAGCCCTTTGACGGTGGCAAGAGGATGGAAGTGAACAACCAGCACCCTTCCATGGCACGTCTCCTCGAGCTGCAGAACCAGGTGTCCTCGCTGGGCCAGCAGGTGTGCGCCTTCAGCGGGCTGCAGAGTGACCGCGAGTATCGGCGCCTGGAGCGCGAGCTGAGCCgcctacaggtggaggtggaccAGGTGGAGACGGAGGGCCGTGCCCAGCTGCAGCAGGCGCGTAAGCGGGCGGCCCAGGAGGTCGAGGGGCTGCTGCGGCTCCTGGAAGAGAACGCAACGCACCCTTCGCGTCTGGCCATCGAGGAGCTGAGTCAGGAGGCCCAGCGGCTGGTGGACGAGGGCGTGGTGGCGCCCCAGCGGGCCGGCGCCGCCGAGATCAGCGACGAGCTCGTGGACGCCCTCCAGGAGCTCGTGCTGCGGCTCACCCAGGTGAAGACGGGGGGCCGCGTGTCCCTGCGCAAGGCCCGTTACCGGGCGCTGACCCGCCTCTGCGCCGTACAGGAGGTGGTGGAAGGCCGCACGCGCCAGCAGACGCTGCCTCTATCGGAGGACACCCACGCCGCCGTGCAGCACATCAACCAGGTGATGGTGCAGGTGAGCAACGCCCGCAGCCAGTTGGTGGCGCTGCTCATGGGCCTCAGCGGGCGCGACAGCTGCGCCCACCTGTCCCGCGTCCTCACCGAGATGCTGGTGGAGCTGGACGCCCTGGATGTTTCGGACAACGCGGCAGTGCGCAACTACCGCAAGCAGGTCGTGGAGGAGATCAACGGGCTGCTCAAGCACCTGGACCTGGAGGGCGAAGGGGATGACACGCACAG GTACGACCTGGCTCAGAACGACTCCATCCGGCAGATCGAGGCCGTGCGAGGCCGTGTCTTCCAGCTGCAGGCCGAGGTGCTGAGGCAGAGCCAGACCGGCGAGCTCGCTTTCCGGCCCAAGGCGGAGCTGCAGGGCCTCCTCACCCACCTGGACGAGGTGGACACCGCTCGCAACCCCTGCATCCGCGAGGCTCGCCGGCGCGCCGTCCTCGAGGTACAGGCCGTCATCACGTTCCTGGACCTGTGGGAGGCGCTGGCGAGGCGGCTGCCCGGCTCCGAGGAGCACCCCTCGCACCGGGCCGTGTGGCAGGTGCTGGCCAGCCTGTCGGAGCTGCAGGCCCAGGTGCTGGGCTTTGATGGCAAGCGGGCCGACAAGAGCTACATGATGTTGGAGGAGCTGCTCACTAAACAGCTGCTGACCCTGGACGCTGTGGACACCCAGGGCGACGAAAGCACCAAAGTGGCCCGCAAGCAGGCGGTCAAGATCGCCCAGAACATCCTCAGTTATCTTGACATGAAAACAGATGAGTGGGAGTACTGA
- the bag5 gene encoding BAG family molecular chaperone regulator 5 isoform X3 codes for MEVNNQHPSMARLLELQNQVSSLGQQVCAFSGLQSDREYRRLERELSRLQVEVDQVETEGRAQLQQARKRAAQEVEGLLRLLEENATHPSRLAIEELSQEAQRLVDEGVVAPQRAGAAEISDELVDALQELVLRLTQVKTGGRVSLRKARYRALTRLCAVQEVVEGRTRQQTLPLSEDTHAAVQHINQVMVQVSNARSQLVALLMGLSGRDSCAHLSRVLTEMLVELDALDVSDNAAVRNYRKQVVEEINGLLKHLDLEGEGDDTHRYDLAQNDSIRQIEAVRGRVFQLQAEVLRQSQTGELAFRPKAELQGLLTHLDEVDTARNPCIREARRRAVLEVQAVITFLDLWEALARRLPGSEEHPSHRAVWQVLASLSELQAQVLGFDGKRADKSYMMLEELLTKQLLTLDAVDTQGDESTKVARKQAVKIAQNILSYLDMKTDEWEY; via the exons ATGGAAGTGAACAACCAGCACCCTTCCATGGCACGTCTCCTCGAGCTGCAGAACCAGGTGTCCTCGCTGGGCCAGCAGGTGTGCGCCTTCAGCGGGCTGCAGAGTGACCGCGAGTATCGGCGCCTGGAGCGCGAGCTGAGCCgcctacaggtggaggtggaccAGGTGGAGACGGAGGGCCGTGCCCAGCTGCAGCAGGCGCGTAAGCGGGCGGCCCAGGAGGTCGAGGGGCTGCTGCGGCTCCTGGAAGAGAACGCAACGCACCCTTCGCGTCTGGCCATCGAGGAGCTGAGTCAGGAGGCCCAGCGGCTGGTGGACGAGGGCGTGGTGGCGCCCCAGCGGGCCGGCGCCGCCGAGATCAGCGACGAGCTCGTGGACGCCCTCCAGGAGCTCGTGCTGCGGCTCACCCAGGTGAAGACGGGGGGCCGCGTGTCCCTGCGCAAGGCCCGTTACCGGGCGCTGACCCGCCTCTGCGCCGTACAGGAGGTGGTGGAAGGCCGCACGCGCCAGCAGACGCTGCCTCTATCGGAGGACACCCACGCCGCCGTGCAGCACATCAACCAGGTGATGGTGCAGGTGAGCAACGCCCGCAGCCAGTTGGTGGCGCTGCTCATGGGCCTCAGCGGGCGCGACAGCTGCGCCCACCTGTCCCGCGTCCTCACCGAGATGCTGGTGGAGCTGGACGCCCTGGATGTTTCGGACAACGCGGCAGTGCGCAACTACCGCAAGCAGGTCGTGGAGGAGATCAACGGGCTGCTCAAGCACCTGGACCTGGAGGGCGAAGGGGATGACACGCACAG GTACGACCTGGCTCAGAACGACTCCATCCGGCAGATCGAGGCCGTGCGAGGCCGTGTCTTCCAGCTGCAGGCCGAGGTGCTGAGGCAGAGCCAGACCGGCGAGCTCGCTTTCCGGCCCAAGGCGGAGCTGCAGGGCCTCCTCACCCACCTGGACGAGGTGGACACCGCTCGCAACCCCTGCATCCGCGAGGCTCGCCGGCGCGCCGTCCTCGAGGTACAGGCCGTCATCACGTTCCTGGACCTGTGGGAGGCGCTGGCGAGGCGGCTGCCCGGCTCCGAGGAGCACCCCTCGCACCGGGCCGTGTGGCAGGTGCTGGCCAGCCTGTCGGAGCTGCAGGCCCAGGTGCTGGGCTTTGATGGCAAGCGGGCCGACAAGAGCTACATGATGTTGGAGGAGCTGCTCACTAAACAGCTGCTGACCCTGGACGCTGTGGACACCCAGGGCGACGAAAGCACCAAAGTGGCCCGCAAGCAGGCGGTCAAGATCGCCCAGAACATCCTCAGTTATCTTGACATGAAAACAGATGAGTGGGAGTACTGA